One Mugil cephalus isolate CIBA_MC_2020 chromosome 12, CIBA_Mcephalus_1.1, whole genome shotgun sequence DNA segment encodes these proteins:
- the cdca7a gene encoding cell division cycle-associated protein 7a, translating to MKGVWSARSSSSCFVHVGAASRCVTTSEDKMPKKTPPPPSTRMGLRSFRSVPLVPMETSSSSSDDSCDSFGSDGGFANTRSNLRQTRRTLEKPKNFGASSEEDTCGGFEENVISCRIKAMKVDAESPRRGRRPNLLKIAMPFPNKKVGRKRPASEPLPQPEGHNSDEEEEDFMSKRALNIKENKEMLAKLMAELNKVPGLFPGRRMAMSASTTPRQTPRRSPKTPRVCRRNPQRLSRPHTRSRTLVDGPPSPAPEEEPEDKFSLVRKSRYYEEDDEPPRRRSFHGAKAIPHVVRPVEDITELELQNICHTVRDKVYSSSSGSTCHQCRQKTIDTKTNCRSPECVGTRGQFCGPCLRNRYGEEVRDALLNPEWLCPPCRGICNCSFCRAREGRCATGVLVYLAKYHGYDNVHAYLKNLKKEMEEDKA from the exons ATGAAGGGAGTGTGGTCCGCGCGCAGCAGCAGCTCGTGCTTTGTTCACGTCGGAGCTGCTTCTCGGTGTGTGACTACTTCTGAGGATAAAATGCCCAAG AAAACTCCCCCGCCTCCGTCCACCAGGATGGGTTTGAGGAGCTTCCGCAGCGTCCCTCTGGTTCCCATGGAgacgtcgtcctcctcctccgatgACAGCTGCGACAGCTTTGGCTCCGATGGAGGCTTTGCAAATACG aggaGTAACTTGAGACAGACGAGGAGGACGTTGGAGAAACCAAAAAATTTCGGGGCTTCCTCGGAGGAGGACACGTGCGGCGGGTTTGAGGAGAATGTGATCAGCTGCCGGATAAAAGCCATG aAAGTAGACGCAGAGTCTCCAAGACGTGGCCGTAGGCCCAACCTCCTGAAGATTGCTATGCCGTTCCCCAACAAGAAGGTTGGCAGGAAGAGGCCTGCGTCAGAACCTCTGCCTCAGCCTGAAGGGCACAActctgatgaggaggaggaggacttcaTGAGCAAGAGAGCCTTGAATATTAAGGAGAACAAGGAAATG cttgCAAAGCTCATGGCAGAGCTAAACAAAGTGCCTGGACTCTTCCCAGGAAGACGGATGGCAATGTCGGCTTCAACCACG CCCCGACAGACGCCTCGCCGGTCCCCGAAAACCCCAAGAGTTTGCAGAAGAAACCCACAGCGTTTGTCAAGACCCCACACGAGGTCCCGCACTCTGGTGGACGGACCCCCGAGCCCGGCTCCAGAGGAAGAACCCGAGGATAAGTTCAGCCTGGTTCGCAAAAGCCGCTACTACGAGGAAGACGATGAGCCT CCCCGCCGCCGTTCGTTCCACGGTGCCAAGGCCATCCCTCATGTAGTGCGTCCTGTGGAGGACATCACGGAGTTGGAGCTGCAGAACATCTGCCACACTGTGCGGGATAAAGTctacagcagctcctct GGATCCACTTGTCACCAGTGCCGCCAGAAGACGATCGACACCAAGACCAACTGTCGTAGTCCGGAGTGCGTCGGCACGAGGGGTCAGTTCTGTGGCCCGTGTCTCCGTAACCGCTACGGGGAAGAGGTCCGAGATGCTCTGCTGAATCCG GAGTGGCTCTGCCCGCCATGCAGAGGGATCTGTAACTGCAGCTTCTGTCGGGCCCGGGAAGGCCGCTGTGCCACGGGCGTGCTGGTTTACCTGGCCAAATACCACGGCTACGACAATGTGCACGCCTACCTGAAAAA cttaaaaaaggaaatggaagagGACAAGgcgtga